gttcgagccctggtccggggagatcccacatgccgcggagcaactaagcccacgagccacaactactgagcccgcgtgccacaactactgaagcccgtgcgcctagagcccatgctccgcaacaagagaagccactgcaatgagaagcccgcgcaccacaacgaagagtagcccccgctctccgcaactagagaaagcccacgcacagcaacaaagactcgacgtggccaaaactaaattaattaaaaataaaataaagccccaGTAAGTGGCAATtcattagcttaaaaaaaaaaaatcacatctgtgAGGACAACTAGATACTGAGTCCGGAGTCCTCCTAGCAAATCACCGACTATGGGGGTGGTCTCGGGGGCCCCTGGCATACTTAGAATTGGTCGTCACTGGCCATCCTGTCCTATTTGTTACCCATCTTGCTTATCGTGCACCACCCTCCTCCCACCATGCCCGCGGCCCACTCGCTCCCCACCTTCTTGGACTCTGCAGGACCCCAGCATCACCCGGCACAGATCCCCAGAAGACCCTGGGAGAATATTAGCTGAACAACCGTTAACAGTTTTATTTCCAAAGTTGGAGTCCCTCCCTGGGCTTGGAATGGGAAGGGGGCCTTTGGCCAAACCTGCAGAGCCGAGCAGGACGGGGGTGAACGGGCACAGGGCAGCTGGCTCGGGAGGCTGGCAGGTCCTTGAAGCCACCTCACACAGGTTCCATTTGCAGCTCCTCCCCGTCCACGGCCTCCACCTGATGGAAGGCGGCGTGGGAGCCGATGACCACGAGGGTGGCTCCTGCAGGAAAACAGGCAGTTCAGGGCCTGGCTGCCTCGCCTGGCCCCCACTGCCCACAGCGCTACCCAGACCCTGTACTCACCCAGGACCCAGAAGACAGCGGAGCCCGCACCAGCCAGCcagaagaagggaaaggagacGGTCCCAGCCAGAGCATACTGGTGGGCTGGGGTCACCTCTCGGCCTGGGGGCAGACGGCATTGGGGCAGCTGTTCTGATACTCGTGTACTCTCCCAGAGTAACCCCTGATACGCCCCCACCCACCAACCTGGTGTCACAAGACACCAGATTGTCAGGGAGCCTCAGGATCTAAACGCCTCGTGCCAAGGCCCTCCAAGTCCACGGGCCCCACCCATGTCTCCAATGTCCCCACCCACTGTCTGTGGGAATACAAGGGGCCTTCCTCAGCCCCCTCGCCACCCTCCAACCCCACTTCTACTAGGAAGCTCCCAGCCTCCCTTTCCCCAGACTACAGCTCTCCTGCTCCAACCTGCACTCCCGTAGACCTAGAGCCTCCAACTGGTGGCCCAAGGGCCAAGTCTGACACGTGGATGTATCTTTTGAGTCTGCATATTATTCCTCAAGAATTTGATTTGATTTGTGGCTGACCGAGAAACTGGATGATTTTTCTTTCGTTcgttattttttgggggggtgggggcgtgttgtgcggcacacaggatcttagttccccgatgaAGGATggaacctggggcccctgcattggaagcctggagtcttaactactggaccgccagggaagtccctggatgatTTCACAAAACAATACAGTCAGTCCTCTGCATCCTCGGATGGAAACCCGTGGATCGTTGTTCTTCCGTCATTTTTTACAGGGGACTTCAGCATCTGTGGATTCTGGCATCCCCGGGGGCTCCTGGAACGATCCCCTGTGGACACTGAGGGAGGGCTGTACAGATGTCTGCCTTCTCAAGGTAGACTGGAAGGCCGGGTCTGCAGGCCCCGGTGGCAGCAGTGGCTGAAGCCACGTCATGTCTATGCTCCAGGAGCTCCCTCCATGCCCTGGGCTTGCCCGACATGCCCCTCCACCCAGCCCACCTTTGTCATGTACAAAACCGGCAGGCTTCTGAAGGATTCTGTCTTAGCTCTACCTGTTTGTCTGACCCCAATTCCCCCATATCCCCACTCCAATCCTTGAGCTTCCCCTACTTGGGAACTCAGGCCCCTCTTTCTTCTCAGTGGTGCTTGGTGCCAGTCTGGGACCACATGAGCCACAGGCCTCAGCTTCCCTctctgagaagtcccaagattttTCCACTTCCACCCCAGGAAGCAGGAAAGGGGAGCACAGCTATAGGCCAGTGTAAGGTCGCCACCTGGTGTCCAATGTGGGTACCTGCAGCTGATGTCTTTGGCAGGAggtaagggaggagggagagggaaggaggaggtttAAGGGACAGGAGCAGGTGGAGGTGGGTTCTGGGATATCTTCTGGGCTTGGGGAATAGCAATTTGGGGGGCTGAGAGTGGGTGGAAGCATCCGGTGTGTCTGAGACTTTAAGGGATTGAGTTTGGGGGATCTAGTGTAGATCTAGGCTTGGGCAGACTTGGGTTCACAGGGACTTAGGTTTGGAGTCAAAGGCTTGCATTCCAAGAGACCAGGATTTGAGGAGGGCAGGGGATTTCTCACCCATCAGCACAAACTTGGACTGCAACGTGCGCAGATAGAGGATGTAACAGGCGCCAAAGAAGACAGCCAGAGCCACCAGCAGCATGGGGGATGTGGCCCTGGAAGAGGGCAGGGAGGCATGCGTCAGGCAGCTGGGACTGGGACAGACACGGAGGCCCTGACCTTCTACACTGCCGGATGACAGGCTTACGTCCTTGGGGCTGGGGAAGTCTAGGTCACATTTGGTCACACTGAATCCTGGCCAGGCTGATGCGGGAGTAGGGACCTGGCCCTTCGGTCAAAAGGTCCGGCAGAGCTACCCCATGGGGACGGGGCCTGGCCATTGAGAGGAGGGGCCGAATGCTGAGGGCGGGGCCGGCCAGTGCGGGCCAGGCAGCCTGGTGGGCGCGGGGCCGGGCCGAAGAGGCACTCACACACAGTACAGGATGAGGCCCAGGAACACGAACACATAGTTGCTCTGGTAGTACTCCACGTTGCGTACGAGGCGCTGGCACAGCTCGCCCAGGTTGCGGGGCCGCGAGAAGCGCCGCTGGTCCACGAAGGAGCCCCAGGGCCGGATGGTCGCACGGCGCCGCTCCAGCCACTCACGGCCCGCGCCGGACGGAATCAGTTTCGGCAGCAGGGTCCTGGTGGGTGCGGGACCAGGTCAGCGATAGACCGGGATGGAACCCAGAACCTCGAGCAAGAAGAGGACCGAGGGGGGGCCGGACTCCGGGGTTCTGGGGGAGATATGACCCCCAGACTCCTGGGTCCCCGGGGAGAAAGGGGCTGAGGGCCCAGACTCCAGAGTCCTCGAAGAGGACACCAGGGGCCCAGACTCATGTGTCTGGAGGCCGGGATTTCTAGGaccccagggaggaaggggcggggGCCCAGGACTCCCGGCTCTCGTTCAGGGGGGCTAGATCCAGCTTGCTCACGTGGCGCTCAGCCCTTCCACCTCGGCATCCTTCTGCTGGTCCTTCTCGGCCGCCATGTCTGTGCTATGAGGGGAAGAACCGCTGTAACGAGCCCGGGGCCCTGCACAACCCGCGGGACCCGCCCGAGCCTGGCCTCACCCAGCGGAGCGGGAGCGGACGTGTCGCGGGTCTGGAGACTCTGGGGGCGGTAGTTTTGCCGCCGAGCGTTGTGGGAGTTGTAGTCCCGATGATGTCGGAGAGAGTGGGCGCCATGATGGTGGTATGGCTCGCGAAACACCTTGGGAGATGTAGTCGCGTAAAGTGACGCCTCTGGGCATTGTGGGAGTTGTAGTTTCAGGAGCAGGACGCGTGGAGTCGGGAAAGGTGGGTTGTCAGAAGGCAGGGCGTTATGCGAGCTCTAAAGTCAGAAGCCGGAGCTCTGAAGGAAGAAAACGTTGTGTACTCCCCCGTGCAGAGTACGATGGAGACCGTGTAGAACTGTCATTTGACTCTAGAAGGTATAAAAGAAAACACTTGCTAAAACACGCAGATGTTCTGACTCAGCAGATCTAGGGTGAGACCactcatttgcatttctaacaagtttctagGTGATGTTGATGCTTCTGGTCCATGGCCCACATTTTGAATAGCGAGACTGTAGAGAATTTGTGGGaatctatttcttccttcttcaagaggcTAGTGATGGGGCCATGGTTGCTGGAGGGGCGGCATCTAAGGTAGGGGGCAAAGCTCCCCCCACAACCCTTGGGCTCCCAAGGATgaatgggttagggttagggaccTAGGGATGCCCCTGCTTTGGATAGGACGGAGGAAAGTGGGGGAAAGGAAaggattgagattttttttcattttatcattttcttttcttctagttttattgaagGGGTGAGAATCTTTAAAAGACGGAGTTGTTATAACGAAAAGAGCTAGGATTTTGGGGTCAGAGGTCAAAATTCAGCCTGTGTTGACCTCATCACCTACCTGAACCTCGGTGTCCTCAACTGGACAGTGAAGATCCTGGTGGtactgttaccaagtccaagctcgcTCTGTTCGCCGcaggacaggccaataaatcaggagatgaggtgttggggcaaggagtagcgactttattcggaaagccgcGGCGGActgagaagatggcggactagTATCTCAAAAAGACTATCCAATTGGGTCTGGATGCCGGagtcttttatagaacagagaaggggaggaggtgaggaagtgaagtaaaaaggccataagtcttgcaaatatctcctggaatggccagcctcagggaggggatgtgttaatttcttctttcttgcagccattcacaggtggacagggtcaggatgtttccctgaacaaaggcactttggtttaacttTCAAGCAGAGGGGCAAGGTtcccgaggcaggccattatgtatagacagtatccttttagtgaacaaaagcaatgagaagcaaaggttaaagtaaaagaaacagatccaacctGTAGTCCGATTTTGTTCGTCCCTGTAATTGTACCACACTCATGGGGTTGAGATGGGGTTGAATGGTCCATGTAAAGTGCTTGAAAGAGTCTTGATATTGTataactgctcaataaatggtagtccATATTATTGCCACTACATTATCATGACTGTTATGATTATTTCTAGAGTTCAGTCTTCTCAAACTGAGCAGTAACTTACTAGGGACTGCTGGCCCCTTGGATGTCCCAAAGAGTGGCTGGCATCTGAGACATGGACCTCTCTTTCCCCTAGCTCTCACAGCCATAGTTCTCTCAGTCTTTGCCCCTGCCCCTGAGTGAGTTGTGGGAAAGAAGGGTGCACCAGCATGCCTCAAGAAATGTGTGTGGAAGTATTGGGAAGCCTGGGTTCCCTTACGCAGGCTGAGGACCTCATTTTCCAAGGTTGGGTGGAGCTGAAGGAAAATACTCACCTGGGAGATCCAGGTGACTCTTAACTCCAACTGTGTCTTCCAAGGATCACATTCCTTTTGGGTTTGGGCTTTGAGGCCTGCTGGAGGGCACCCCCACAAGGTGGGGAAGATGACCCCGTCGAAGGGGCTGGTGGACCAATAGGGAGGCCACCTGTGTGCGCGTGGCAGGGGGGTCCCAAGCTGAAACCGAATGAGCCATACTTTGAAGATCAGGTTGGCTAGTTACCGTTTACTTCCTCTTTGTCAGCCCCAGGCTTTTAGTAGAAGCTTGTTCAGGTTTCCCACTTGGGTGGAGCTGGGCTTCAGAAAATCAAGGGGGGGCCTGTGAGTCCACAGTTAGCCCAGAGCATTAATGGGGGAGCAGAGCCTGAGTTCAAAGTGATGGGAGCAGCAGGGGTAACCAGAAGAGCCCCCAAGAGGAGGATGAATCTTGGGGAGCAGAGAGTTGGAAGCAGAGGTCCAGCTGCCTTCTTCCAGGGCCGACCTGGGGAAATAGGGGTTTGACTTTTGTTATGAGGGCTTTGGGGTTTCCTTGTAGGAACACGAATAAAAGTGATTTCACTCATAACCCGCCAGTACGTGCTCTGAGCAGAAGACATACAGGCAAAGTCCTGGAGGTGTCAAAAGGCATGGGCCATGGATGGTGGAGTCCAGAGGCAAGGACACTGTTGGAGAGGAACCCTCTGAGGGGGGCAGGACGGGAACATTGACTCAGGGGATTCTGAGGGGCCTTGGCATAGGGGCAACGTGGGGGAGGAGCCCCTTGAAACAGAGATTGTGGGGGAAGGGGCCCTAAGATGGAGATACTGTGAGAAACGGGAAGATCCGTGAGACAGGGGGATGAGGGGAGATGGGGGGAGAAGGGCCCTATGGCAAGTGGGCCCTGAATTAGGGGGATGGTGGGAGATAAGGGGGTGCCtgaaaagattatgagagatggGCCCTGGCCCTGTGGTCCCTCCACCTGaggcctccttcctgcctcttggaCCCCTGGAGGAAGTGGAGCTGGGAGGGTAGGAGGACATTAGCACAGACAATCAGAAACCTGGGTTATTtttctgctgtgtgacctcaaggaagtccctgccctctctgggcctcagattgCCCACCTGTCTATGGGAGTATTTCTTACCCTGTACCTGATGAATAAAGTAGTTTCTCTGGCCTCCCCAGGAGAGGTCCAGGCTCACGTAACCCTTACCGGACTGGGCTCTGCCCTGGGCATCACAGGCGGTTTCTGGCACACATGGCCACTGCCTTCTGACTGCCTTGCCCCTCAGATTCAGGCACTCCTCAGCACTGTCTTGTGCAGTGGGCAtgtgcacacactcacactcatgTGGACTCTCAGCATCCCGACCACTCAGACACCTGTGCCGGGAGGCAGGCAGGCCCGGGACAAGCCCCAGGCCTTCCTCTCACTCCAGTCTCTGGGCTGTGTTAGAAAGGCTGCCTTGAGGGAAGTGGTAGAGCTGCCCAACCAGAAGGGCTAAAATTcaaaagactgacaatatcaagtgttgacgtggatgtggagcaactggaactctgaTACACTGTTAGAATGCAGATGACACAAGAGCTTTGGAAAGGGTGTGGCTATTTCTATTAAAGATAAACACTGTCTATTCCCTgatcagcaattccattcctaggcacGTACCCAACAGAGATGCACACATGTGTCATCAGAGGATATTACTAGAATGTGCCTCTTCCTAGAGGCTTCCAAAGTGGAAAcagcaaatgtccatcaacaagaaAATGGATCCACAAATCGTGTAATAGTCACACAGTGGAAAACTCCGCAGCAATGAAAGAGCAGGCTACTGATACACGGAACACTGTGGATGACTCTCATAGACGTGGTGTGGAGGACAGGAAGCCAGACACATGAGACAGCATGCTGTAAGACTGCATTTCTACAAAGTCCAAGAACTGGTACAACTAAACGatggtgacagaaagcagatcagcagTTACCTCTGGAGGGGGGCTGACTGGAAAGGGGCATGAGAGAACTTTATGGCTAGTGGCTACatggaagtaatttttttaatcgTTGAGCTGTGCCCTTGAGACTTGTGCACGTCACTGTATGAAAGTTCATCtcaacaaaaagagagagaagagcatAGTGATTTAGAGCTTGGAcagcctaggttcaaatcccagattTGTCAcctctcagctgtgtgaccttgggcaggtcactttccctctctgtgccttgtgaGCATTGAGTGAGCTAATACACGTGGAGTGCTTAGAAGAGGGCAGAGCACAGGGTGGGAGTTCAATGAACCATTAGCATCATCGCTTCCCTGGGGACCTCTCCAATATGAAAGGATCCAGAGTCTtgattcccttcccctcccctgttCTGATCCCATGATCCCATCTCCTGGTGAATTCAAGGTGCTCTCACTCTAACCCTTGTGGGGCTACAACTCCATGATTTGATGACTTTGAGATTCCATGACTCCCAAGCTCATGCAGGCTAAATTCCTGGGGTTCTGTGAATCACCCAGCTACCGGTGCCAGCACAGCGAACACCGTCCTGCCCACACCCCGGATCCACAAAGCAAGCAAGACACACACGTGGCTTCTCTGTCCCCACTGATATATTTGATAATTGTCCAGAACCAGAGACGGCGTCAGCCAGGGGGTGAGGGGGAGTAAAAAAGAgcccagggagggggctgggcggcagggatgaggagagggagaggaacagacacacacaaaagagagagaggagagaggcagggggcggggcggggcgggggcggggagagaagcCAGCCAGAGGGgtaagagggggagggaggtgggagataACTTGAGGGGGCGGGGCCAAGGGGAGAGAGGGCCCCTCCCCCCAGAATACAAAATGAGGGGGACCGGAGTGGGCTGTCCTGGGCTTGGGCGGCAGGGAAGAGACGGGCGATGTGGTGGGGTTGAGGTCAGTAGTAGGTTTCCTTCTCCACCCAACCTGGAgcgacaaaggaggaaagaaacagagacGAGAGGGAGACGGGCTCAGAGAGAAGCACaagcagagacagacagacagcggCACAGAAAGAAACCAAAAGGGGCGGAGACACAGCGAAAGACACAGAAAGGAGGAGGCCCAGAgagccaggaagagagaagagttgCAAAGAGGGTGGAGAGacgacgcaggagggaggggttggggggaaaCAGAGAGTGAGGTTAGTATCAGTCGCACAACGCTCTCTCGCCTCCCCTTCCAGCTGCCCCGTCCTGTCCCCCCAGCCTCCCCCCTGTACCCAGTTAGCCCCTCACCCCCGGGGTTCCTGCGCAGGATGAGTTTGCGGATTTCGTCATAGAcgaagatgagaaaactgtagGGGAAGGCACAGAACCACCAGCTGGGCCTGCGGAGACGGAAGAGCAGGAGGGCGTCAGTGTGGGGCGGAGAccggtggggggcggggaacacacagaggcagggtcCCAGAGGACAGGCGGGGCCGCACTGGGAGGATGCACCCCTGGTCCTTCGTGCCCAAGGTGAGGGGTGCCCGGGGCCATGGCTGTGGGCTGGGGTCTGCACAGCGCCCCCTGTGAGGGCGTCCCGCGGGGAAGGCTCCCGGGAGGATCCTGGAGCAGGTGGTacatggcaggggagggggcactCACTTGAGAGGGTACATGCGAAGGGCCACGTCCATGCCGGGGCAGTAGGACAGGAAGGCAGCCAGGGCTGTCTCCTCAAACAACCCGAAGATCAGGATCTTGTTCCTGGAGGCACAGGCAGGGCTGGACCCAGAGAACTCGAGCAGGCACCCCCATCCCACCGAGACAGAGGCTCTGCCAAGGGCAGACGCACAGAGACAGGCACGGACACACACAGAGATGGAGACCGAAAGAGGTAGAGAGGCACACACGGGTCCAGGGAGATGGTGACACTGAAGTATAATGACAGAGACAGTGACACACAGGCAGGGGTATGAAAAGATAcagcagggagttccctggcggtccagtggttaggactctgcgcttccactgcagggttcCATCTCtgctgggggaactaagatcccacatgccgtgcggccaaagaaaaagataaagcagATCTGGAGAGGGACCAGGGACACCCCAGCAGTGTGCACACACAGatacggagagagagagagagagagacagagacagagaatccAAGATAGATGTGACCACTGGAGAGAAAATCAACTCAGAGGCAACAcggaaacagacagacagacagacagacacggGGCGGGACAGGGAGCAGGCCCGGCGCCCGCGGCCCTCACTTCATGCCCTGCTGGAAGACGGAGTTCCTCCTGGTCTTGCAGATGATCAGGTCAGCCCACTGCACGACCACTATGCTCACAAAGAAGGCCGTGTGGCACGTGAACTCCACCACTTTCCTCTGCTCATAGGTCTGCAAGGGGGATGACGTGGGTGCCGGTCGGCGGTCAGTGTGGCCGGGCCCACGTGCCCCTTGTCCGCGCCCCTGCGTGGGGCCCCAGGGCAAAGCGGGGACTCTGTCCAGATGGGATCCCCTAAGGGGCGTGTCTTCCCTCTGTAGCTCAGAGCCCCGCGGGAAGAGTCAGGAAACGTACAAGGAATGAGAGAGGGTAATGGTGACCTCGGTTGTGGACCAGAGATCCCGGGGGCCTCCTGAGGGGACTCCAGCTGGGCTTTGAAGGCACACACAGAGATGGGGAAGAGGGCAGCAAAGGCGTCTCGCCTGGTGGGGCAGAGAGCATGGCCGGCGGCCAGGACCGCGATGGGCTGGGGCAAGAGCACCAGGAGGCCCCTCGTGTCCGGCGAGGATCTTGATGCCGCCCCTGGGACACAGGGACCATCACAGGACGCTGCCCCAGCCCAGGATGCTGTGGGCAGGGAGCCCGCCTGGGGGGTCCCAGGCCATGCTGTGGGACCCAGCCCTACGCACCCACTGCTGCCCGTAACTGTCCTCCAGGTCGTTGACGGTGCGGTCATCCCAGTTGAGCCGGATGCCCACCAGGTTGCCAGGCAAGAAGCCGTTTTCTGCCAGGATCACAAAGTAGGAGAAGAAGCCCCCAAGAGCCTGGATCATtcctgggggaggagagaagggagatgaGGAGAGGCTCAGGTGGGGCAGGCAGCCAGGCCAGGGCACCTCTGAGGCCCCTTGAGACCCACACCGCGAGGACGGTGAGCTACCCGGTCCTCTTGCCTGACATCCTCCGGGGCTGAGCTCCCAGAGGGCCATCTGAGGGTGCCACCTGGTGGTGAGCCCCTGAGATTGGCCCCCTGGAGCAGGAACCTTGGAGATGGGGCTCTCCTGAGGGGAGAACCTGGAGGCTCCCTCCCACCTGAGCCAGGCCACGTGGACATCAGGAAACCCCTGAGGAGCCCCTAGGCAGGAATGACCTTCCTAGGCCTCTGACCACCGCCACCGAGCCTCTGCTTCCTGGGACACTCCCAGCAACAGGGCGTTCAGCACCTGTAAGACTGCACACCTCACCTCCAGCAAAGATGGAGGAGAAGGCAGGGGGCCGTGGGGCTCactcctgccctcagagagctcaCAGGCTGACTGGTCCTTCCCATCGCGGTGGCGGGTGAAGCAGTGGAGTGGCCATCCTGGCGCCAGCCCTGACCTGCCACTCAGTATCCCACGTGCTCCCCGGCTGCAGCCCCGGGCCTTGCCTCCACCTGTGCCAGCGCCACCTTGGTGGCCACCACCCATCTGTAAGTCACTGCTTCCAAACCTCCAGCACCAGGTCCTACTCTTCACTCCACTCATTCAGCACAAGGTTTCTGAGCACCCACGGTGGGCCAGGCACCGCCGGGCATCCAGCCATAAGCGAGGCAGCGTCCCCAGGTCCTCACCGATCTGTCCGTAGGCCATGCTGATGAGTCTCTCATTGACCAGCTTGTCAGTGCGTGGGTTCCTGGGCTGTCTCTTCATGATGTCACTCTCGGCAGCCTCGTACGCCAGCGAGATGGCAGGGACCTGGGCAGGAGAGGCCGGTAAGTTGGGGACGGGGAGGGGACCCTCCCCTCCCGGAGCCTGGGGGGCGGCCGGGGCCTCACCATGTCAGTGCCCAGGTCGATGCAGAGGATGGTGATGGTGCCCAGAGGCAGTGGAATGTTGGCCATGATGAACAGCAGGAAGGGCGTGATCTCGGGGATGTTGCTGGTCAGGGTGTAGGCGATGGACTTCTTCAGGTTGTCGAAGATCAGGCGGCCTGCGGGCAGGGGCAGGCTCAGGCCTCGGCACCCACACCAGGGCACCCTAGTCCCTCTACCCCTTCCCTGCCCAGTCCACGCATCCTTTCTAATCCATCCCCCCACCGCCTGCCTTTCCAGACAGATGCCCAACGGTGTTGCCCCTGTTCAAATATTCTCAAAGTACAGCCACTTCGGAAACTGCttggtagtttcctttctttttttttggccgcacagcgCGGCtagcgggatcttagttccccaaccggggatcaaaccAGCGCCCTTGGCAGCGAacacatggagtcctaaccactggaccaccagggaattcccagcagttTCTGTTCAAAGTTAAACATCCCTGCCTTATTGACCCAGCAATCCTCACCTTAGGTTTATACGCAAGAGAAATGAGGGTTTATGTCCACCAAAAAGCAAGTACAAGAATGTTCACCATGGCATTagttataatagccccaaaccagAACTGACCCGCTGGCCAtcagtaggtgagtggataagTAAACTGTGGTCCGTCCATACAAAGAAATACCACCCGGTGAGAAAAAGGAACGAGCTACTGACACCCCCAGCTCCATGGATGAATCTCACTGATGTtgtgttgagtgaaaaaaagccagacacagaagcatTCATATCACATGATTCCATTTGCAAGAGGTTGGAAACGAATCCATGGTGCTGaaagtcaggatagtggttatTTCTGGGATGGGGGATACAGACTGGAGGGGACCTGATAGAACCCTAATGGGAGGctggaaatgttctctatcttgaTGGGGGTCCGGTGGTTGTGTGGGTGCGTGCGTGCATAAAAAGTCACGGAGCTGCCTTTGTGTGAATGCCGTATCCCAATAAAGATTCAATCAGTACAGTgtgtataaagtaaaaagaaactaaagatgaacccagccagcccctccctccaccttccccCGCGTGCTGATGAGCATTAAGAAGgcacagaggacttccctggcggtccagtggttaagactccacacttccactgcagggggtgtgggttccatccctggccagggaactcagatcccgcAAACTGCACGCCGCggccataaaataaataaataggtaggaCCCCATCTATCATAGCACCCTGCTGGTTTTATTCTTAGCACTTGTGACAATATGTAATTACGTTTGTTATGTtacaatttgttttttaacttgcAGAAGGCTGTCTCTcccagctccttgagggcaaggacccATGTCTGCTCTGCTCACAGCTAcatctccagcccctggcaccacACACAAGGTAAGGAGCCCAATAACTGTCTGGGCGGCGTGAACGCCTCCTTGAGTGTGTGCTCTGCGGGTGCATGGAGGATGTCTTGGGGATGAGAAAGGGTTAACCCTGTGTCCTCTGGGCCATAGGAGACAAGGGATAAGGGCATTGAACCTGACACTGTAGGCTCAGCTTTTACTGTTTGAATTCTCTCTTATCCTGAGTTATTTTTTACACTGGGGACATTTCAAATAGGAGAGAGAGACTGGAAGAAAATGCAGCACAGAATGAACAGTGATTATTTCTGGATGGTAAGATTATGGGTGATTCCAATTTGCTTCTTAatgcttttctacattttctataaTTATCATGAATTACTTTGATAATCAGAATAAAACTGAATGTGAACAAGCCCCATCTGTGGCCACATCCAGGCCCGTCAGGAGGTGATGGCCGGCGGCCCCACCTGAGACCTTGAGGCCTTGCCTCTGTCTGCACCTCCCTTCGCCGGCACTTTTCTACGTGAAAATTCCCATACGGCCCTAGAGACTTGGCACAGGCGATCCCTGTCCACTTGGGGAGGCTTCCTTGGCCCCTGACTCCAGGCTGGGTGAGGGCCCCCTTCAGGTCTCCCTCAGGACCCTCTGCTTCCCTGAGGTTGTACTTatgggtatttttttaaagacttttttgatgtggaccatttaaaaagtctttattgaatctgttacagtattgcttctgttttctgttctgtttttttggccctgaggcatgtgggatcccagcctcccaaccagggatcgaacccacaccccctgcattggaaggcgaagtcttaaccactggactgccagggaaatccctatgaGTGTTGTTTTTGAATGCTTCCGAATGTGCCTTGCCCACCAGACTGGGCCTGTGCT
Above is a genomic segment from Kogia breviceps isolate mKogBre1 chromosome 18, mKogBre1 haplotype 1, whole genome shotgun sequence containing:
- the RABAC1 gene encoding prenylated Rab acceptor protein 1, with the protein product MAAEKDQQKDAEVEGLSATTLLPKLIPSGAGREWLERRRATIRPWGSFVDQRRFSRPRNLGELCQRLVRNVEYYQSNYVFVFLGLILYCVATSPMLLVALAVFFGACYILYLRTLQSKFVLMGREVTPAHQYALAGTVSFPFFWLAGAGSAVFWVLGATLVVIGSHAAFHQVEAVDGEELQMEPV